A stretch of the Malus sylvestris chromosome 10, drMalSylv7.2, whole genome shotgun sequence genome encodes the following:
- the LOC126587074 gene encoding protein EXORDIUM-like 5, protein MPLTNFTSLLLLLLTTTTTVFANAAATPSVQTLNTHELFNPKLPPRTLSSNKKFEGSSNLVDLRYHMGPVLSSSPINIYLIWYGKWAAPQKLLITDFIHSISAAPSASPSPSVAEWWRTVSLYTDQTGANVSRAVVVAGQYSDMKYSHGNHLTRLSVQQVIASAVRSAPFPVDHKQGVYLILTSEDVTVQDFCRAVCGFHYFTFPSMVGYTLPYAWIGNSGKQCPEVCAYPFAVPGYMGGGGPGALSPPNRDVGVDGMISVIGHELAELSSNPLVNAWYAGEDPTAPTEIGDLCEGLYGTGGGGGYIGQVMRDREGRTFNVNGSKGRKFLLQWIWSPVLKACAGPNALD, encoded by the coding sequence ATGCCGCTCACCAATTTcacctccctcctcctcctcctcctcaccaccaccaccaccgtctTCGCCAATGCCGCCGCCACTCCCTCCGTCCAAACCCTGAACACTCACGAGCTCTTCAACCCCAAGCTCCCTCCCCGCACCCTCTCCTCCAATAAGAAATTCGAGGGCTCCTCCAACCTCGTCGACCTCCGCTACCACATGGGCCCCGTCCTCTCCTCCTCCCCCATCAACATCTACCTCATCTGGTACGGCAAGTGGGCCGCGCCCCAGAAGCTCCTCATCACCGACTTCATCCACTCCATTTCCGCCGCTCCCTCCgcctccccctccccctccgTCGCCGAGTGGTGGCGAACTGTCTCCCTCTACACCGACCAGACCGGCGCCAATGTCTCACGCGCCGTCGTCGTCGCCGGCCAGTACTCCGACATGAAGTACTCCCACGGGAATCACCTCACCCGCCTCTCAGTTCAGCAGGTCATCGCCTCCGCCGTCCGATCCGCCCCCTTCCCCGTCGATCACAAGCAAGGCGTCTACCTAATCCTCACTTCCGAGGACGTCACTGTTCAGGACTTTTGTCGAGCCGTTTGTGGGTTCCATTACTTCACCTTCCCCTCCATGGTGGGCTACACTCTGCCATACGCCTGGATCGGAAACTCCGGCAAGCAGTGCCCGGAGGTCTGCGCCTACCCGTTCGCAGTGCCGGGGTACATGGGCGGCGGCGGGCCCGGGGCGCTGTCGCCGCCCAACAGGGACGTTGGCGTGGACGGGATGATCAGCGTGATTGGGCACGAGCTCGCTGAGCTCTCGTCCAACCCGCTGGTGAATGCGTGGTACGCCGGGGAGGACCCAACGGCGCCAACGGAGATTGGGGACTTGTGCGAAGGGTTGTATGGGACCGGTGGCGGCGGCGGGTACATTGGGCAGGTGATGAGGGATCGGGAAGGGAGGACGTTCAATGTGAATGGAAGCAAAGGGAGGAAGTTTTTGTTGCAGTGGATTTGGAGTCCTGTTTTGAAGGCCTGTGCTGGGCCTAATGCTTTGGACTAG